The DNA sequence ttaatactttAACAAATATGTTTAACTAAACTCCTCCGTGTAATTATTGTTAAGAGCACATATTGATGAGGTGTAAAGTTTGATCCACACAATTTTTTCTACTtatctttgtattttattttcctaGGAAATTTTGTGTCTGATAATTTTAGTTAGGTTTGGTGTTTTTCTctattttcatgttttattttgCAGTTAAATTTTTCATGAAGGAAttataaaaagagattacaatttgtaacatatttttactaaattgttaaaattttatatttattttaatttttattttttataaatagagTCTCATCACTGAATGTAGTAACTTATCACTCGTTGATTATTAACAAATAtataagtaaaaatattttagtttgtgatataaattaaaaatagtcaAATATGAAACATTAATTTCTtatcaaatatataaaatataaataatattaaattgtagAATCACTATTTATGTGATAATACTTACAACTATAAATATAACATATACAGATTTAAATTACTTAGCGTAGTACTTTGAAAAAGTACGGGTACAATTATGGTACATTTAAGAATGGTTTGAAAGAAAAATCAATCTAATTCAAAGCATATAATTCAGATTGGATTAgttttattcaataaaaaaaataaatattttttaagaattaaaaattagGTTTAGAAAtacaaaagtaaatttttttatgaaatataaACTATAACATACATAAGATAAAACTATAAAAGTTAGATTTataaattaacttttattttttgatGGTGCAAAGAAGCTCACAAAAGAGCATATTAGCAGCTCAAGGAAAATGAACAACAGATTTTATAGAAAACAACACGAAAATAAACTTCAAATATCAAATGGTGAAAATAAACAAGCATGcaatatgtatataaaatatgAACATTGTAGTTCTATGCAAATTGATTCGTCCTATGCGGCTTCACCGATTTGATGCTAGTTAAATCATACAGCTCATATATTCCCAATTATGAGTTAAAAATGCAGTAGCATAAAACTGTCAAATACTGATattcatgtttcttatccattATATCCTCTAAGACCACAATGAGACCTTACACAAGCTTCCTTCCTAATCAAGTATTACCATTCAAGTTAATTATCTCACCCTCTCGAGGACCTTCTTGGGATATTTTCTTGTAAACCTGCCAAACTAAAATGCGACACAAATACTTAATGTTACAGTACAATTTATTATCTTCAGTTagtaattaattagtaataattaaaaatataataaattataataatattatataatcaataaatattattattttgagtCAATATTTAGttagtaataatttatatttatttttataaaaatttatacataaaaaaatataatttataattatattcatAAATTTATACACACgagttaatataatttatatctatatttattataatttatatacataaattaataaaatttatttatttaagacaAATTAATATTTATGCCGGTCAAATATTAATCAaaatagctaaaaactaataGTCCCAATAATTTTTGGTTAAACTATTAGATTGAGAATATTAAAGTTTAAGcctttttcatttaataaaatgATCGtaaaatttaggtttaattattctgttggcttctattgttttattgaatttttagttaggtatttatatatttttttgattggaTCTTTATACCACATCAGATTTGTAATTAAGTTCTTACtgtgataaaaatattaaaattaacgaaaatattttgttaaacaaaaCAAATATATCTAATACTTAGTTGAATATTCTGTAtagtttaatagaatattttatttttttaacgctTTTGTTAAGATAGTGTTTTGGTCCAACCCAATAAAACCCGAAGGTTCATTCGACGGGCTTTGTAACCTGATGGATACCTGACCCGTATAAGCCAGGGTGTCTCTAGTGTGATACCATCTCATAGTGAAGGTCTGGACAGTTGATGAAAGCTTCTTAACGAATAGGCTTGAGCAGAAAGGCCCAACCAAGAAGCAAGAATAAAAGGAAGAGACCTATTCCTTCTCCAAGTACGTCacaattttacattaattagacgTTTTATCGTATGGACACTTACTTTAGTATCGGAGTGTTTTTGCAGGGCTACCAGCCGATTAATCGACAAATCCAATCAGCTTCTACTATGCAGATCTCGCGCTCAGAATCCAATCTCATCctacacaattttttttcttaacgAACTTTGAAAATTGAacagataaaaatttagttataaaattttggtataaaaaattaattaaaaattcaagtAAAATTAAAGAGACCGATCGAATATTTAAacctaaaatttaataatttttaggtATAAATCAAATGAGAGGAATAATAATTTTGATTGAATTAGTCTGAAAATTACTCATAAAAAAAAGTTGATAGAAGGTAGAGCAGCATAAGAGGAGGTCCCTCTGGGTGGGAGTGAGGGTGTATCTATATTTAATGTGACATAGGGAAATTATAAAAGGGGAAAAAACAGGTGGATATTCATTATAGAATAGTGCTAAATATTAAGGCACAGAGGGGTCCGAGCGTGACTGTCAAATCtacattctctctctttctttctttctctctctctttctcaaatTCATTCACAGGGCACACAAACACACAACACCCTTCGCTTCACAGATTCGATTCAATCGCCGATCTTTATCAATTATcactctcttcttcctcctcggGAATCCCTCGTCTTCCTCTTTCAATCTCTGTCCCTTCTCCCTCACTACTATAATGTTCCAGATTTTCAAGGTATGTACGCTTtcgatttctctctctctctctctctcattcattcattcctatactaataattaattattattgtttattataCTATTAACGATAAGCCTTTCGAatcatttcatattttatttcttaatatcCATATTCCAAAACAAACAACAGTGAACATGGTAATTATGCTTAGCTAAAAATGCGATTTTTGTTCTCTAGCCTTTTGTTTCCATTATTCTGTGTTCTCAATCTCCGTTCACACACTCTTTGGTTTTATCAGTTCCGCTCtttcttttcctcctcctcttcatcaTCCTCGTGACTCTTTCAATATAATACTTTTTTTGTTGAGATCTCTTCAATTGCATTTAGTTACTTTTGTGATGCCTTGGAACCTTCGGAACTCAATCaggttctttttttatttatttattttttctcttgaaCCGATTTCCTGTTACCTGTTCAAAGGAATTTATGCTGCTGCAAGTGCAAGTCTTCCAAGTACAATTGAGAAACAGTTTCAGTTCCCGGTATTAAAAATGTTTTGGGGATTTTATATTTTtggtttaattttgtttttcctGAATTTTTAGTATTGACAAGTTgagattattaaattagattttttttttttgggttggttTTATTCAATGTGTGTGCATATGTATGGAACATTTGGACGGTTAAtttggttttatttttgttttgtttttggtaATTTTGCTCGAAAAGGGTTAATGATGCTGTCTCTGCAGTAGTACCTTCGTATAGCCTCATCTCCTTCTGCATCAttgactgttttttttttcttttttccctctCAGATTCTTCTTTGGAAGTCTGTGCTTTAGGTAGGTATTTCCTGAGTACAATAAAAAAGGTTCCTTTTATGGAAAATGGGATCtgctttttagtttatttttattttttttcatctcATCGTaataatgatacaatataaaaaaacaaaataataccaCTGTAGTAATTAATAGTAACACCATCAATCAGTAATTATTATAGTAGtaataacaaaaactaacaatgaCAACatgtaataataacaataacaataagttATATAATCTGATTCCTCTGAAAAAGTGGCCTTATGGTGGTCATGATTTCTTCAACAGAGCTTGTCTCGTCTGCACAGTGCCTTAAACAATTCCAAAACTGCTTGTGTTTTGTCTCTCTGTATCGGTTAGTGCAGGCAGGTGCAGATAGTAGGATATGATtatgcataaataaaatattaacatttaatattatattatattattcattttttattttcaagcACTTCCAATCTTTGCTACATCCTTATTATTACTCCTTCATTGATGCAGGGCTGGTTCTGATTTACTTGATTAACCTTTTGACTGGGAGAAACAAAGAATGGAGGGTGACACATTCTCTGGGCTTGGCAATGGTACTCAAATTGATAGCAAGATTTTGCAGTCATTTCAGAAGAGCTTTGTTCAAGTGCAGAACATCTTGGATCAGAACAGGGTTCTCATCAATGAGATAAACCAGAATCATGAGTCCAAGGTGCCTGACAACCTAAGCAGGAACGTTGGCCTTATTAGGGAGCTCAACAACAACATAAGAAGAGTGGTTGACCTCTATGCTGATCTTTCAAGCAACTTTACCAAATCCATGGAAGTTTCTTCTgaaggggattccagtggtgctgtGAAATCAGATGGTAAAGCCACCCACAAGCGACACAGGCCTACTTAGGcaccttactttctttttcttattcttctctgTTTTCTTTATTGCTTGGTGGAGTAGTAGAACAACATTAGGCTGAAGCTCGTCATCACTTCTTACAactcaaaataagaaaaaaaaaagaaaaaaaaaaagaagaatgattTTCCAGAATTCCTCCCATAACTTGGTAACTGTTGATCTTATAGAAATCGACCATGTGTGTGTTACTAATGTAATCATGCCGTGTTGTTTAAAAGCTAAATGCAAATgccttttcttttcatcattccatccatttttattcttattttaaatttattttattttatttttctcttttgaacATGTGATGGAATATAATGTAATCTGATCTGCTTTTTCTCGTTTATGTTTGTTGTATGATTAGGTAGATTGCATGAGATAAGGGCTTTTAGCTTCAATAAACCTTTTTCTGATTTCCTCCTTGTTTAGAAATTCCTACATTAATTTTTGCCCTCGGTACTTTTTCCCCCCTTCTTCTGCAAGGACCATCCCTTATCTACTTTTGATGGGAACTCTTCATAGTACCTTTATTCGCTTTGCAATTTCAACTTCAACCCCAAAATGTTGTTTCTAGTTCTATACTTACCTAAGAAGAACTGAAAGTGAGAAAGAGGGTTGCAGATACTGTTTTAGGCCTATTCCCATGTACCCAGTGCCTCTCTTCTTTTTACTAAGAAAACTCTAACCTGGTTTTACTAATCATATGTTTCCTGTGGGGTGTGACAACTAAGAACTGCATACATATCTGTGAAGATGCTCTGTAACATTTGGAAGAAATCAAAGCAGctttaaattttgaaagaaaaaaaaaaaaaaaagaaaaaccttggtTAAGTTCCCTATCACGCACCACCACAAAGAACAGAATCTCAGATAAGAGATGAAAGGTCTTTTGACTAGGTGTaagtttttattaatttctttatttcttatacCCAATGACTAGTGTTAggtatgaaataaataaaagtcttctaagattaaaaagtaaaaatacaaaGCACTAGAGTCCCCTAGATGCAGATGTGTGTAAACAGTGACGCCCAACAACATGACAAGGGACCCAAATGGTTCTTCTCTTTTGGCGATGGAACTAAACTTGAACTTCTCCATGCTTATCCCTTCCTGCTCAGGTTCTTTTTCACTTATTTTTTACTTTCCAAATTTTCTCCCCTCCTTTTTATTCTCTTTATGTTATTGATGTCCTATATGACAACCTTATACTTTGATAATTCCCTGGCATATgtattttctctctttctttgtttctccctGATTGCGCATATGTCTTTGTTGTTGGTGGACCCAGTTAATTGTAGTTTAATTTTCCTGATCTTAGGAGATAAAAAGGCCCACATGAGTGATTGCTGACAATGGCCTCTTTCTGATTTACATTTTGCACATTCATGGAGTGCACCTTTTCCTCCTTTTGTACATTCATCCTATGCCAATACTCTGCATCATTAATTATCAACAtaactcctcctccttcttttccCCTTCATTCATTTCATATTTATTGTATCCTCGTTATAAGATACTGTAGAATATTATAATTTTCACTTTAAATGTAATCTATATACTTCGttttataataataaactaaaataatgattaaaataattgttagatccctctttttcttttcctctttataATTGGGTGGACAATCATTTTAACCATGACCTCACGGGGCTCTTGGACTACCACTCAGAAACCCAAAAACTATGATAATTTACATATCATCATATCTATATACAATTATTGAGAGTGTGACTTAAGAAAGGTTAATTGTAACATTTAAAGCTTTAATTGGTCCATGCATTGAAATCTCTATGGGGAATACGACTACAAGAGTTGCTTTCTTCTTACAAAGGTTCATGATAGATGTGGATGTGGGAGTCTTATCCCTAGGTATCAATTCAAGAACTAGTGGATttctttttacattattttttgttTCACTTGCGTTCAAAAGATAAGATGCTGATATAATTAACAAATAGAAATGACTCATATCATGACCAAACGGTGGAGAAGGACCAAATGAGAATAATGGTAACAAATTGGGTGACTCAAAATttgtttttagtaattaattaattcctCATCAGCCGCCAATAAGGGAAGATAACGTAGCAGCTAATAATATTAAACCCAAAATCCAATTTCCAACAAAGGAGGAAAAAAAATCCCTAGTATTAGTAGGGGGagcaatgtaaaaaaaaaggtaacaataaaagaaaaatataatattatatgtttGAGGTAATTCCA is a window from the Arachis hypogaea cultivar Tifrunner chromosome 1, arahy.Tifrunner.gnm2.J5K5, whole genome shotgun sequence genome containing:
- the LOC112696689 gene encoding protein ELF4-LIKE 4 encodes the protein MEGDTFSGLGNGTQIDSKILQSFQKSFVQVQNILDQNRVLINEINQNHESKVPDNLSRNVGLIRELNNNIRRVVDLYADLSSNFTKSMEVSSEGDSSGAVKSDGKATHKRHRPT